Proteins found in one Gigantopelta aegis isolate Gae_Host chromosome 12, Gae_host_genome, whole genome shotgun sequence genomic segment:
- the LOC121385963 gene encoding sex peptide receptor-like, whose translation MAVCNDGMCCPVKATHAFTTRTFFLLTAIAITDTLTGVFPCPIMAYFFVTEKLKDYAQNGWCFAYDYLTEYIPIIFHTASVWLTMALAVQRYICVCYPFKPRNCHHLRDGGSQSHMQFLRKGFQSCCFAVVAEREPNYHSLFHNLDTWLGDFAHVSLYYNIYFAFRVLFIHIIPCVSLIVLNALLLYNMRHSSKRGTQYLRQNKTSECQKLKDSNRTTLMLVSVVGIFMLVELPGAILMVIWMVNNTLGIRVIEQLTLQIADIFIRLSVFMTCPLNIVIYCGMSRTFRQTFKSLFTGRTY comes from the exons ATGGCAGTCTGCAatgatggtatgtgttgtcctgttaaAGCGACACATGCGTTCACTACACGCACGTTTTTTCTGTTGACTGCCATAGCCATAACCGACACCTTGACAGGTGTGTTTCCATGTCCGATTATGGCGTATTTCTTTGTAACAGAAAAGCTCAAAGACTACGCGCAGAACGGTTGGTGTTTTGCGTACGACTACCTGACAGAGTACATTCCTATTATATTCCACACAGCATCTGTATGGCTGACCATGGCTCTGGCAGTTCAGAGGTACATCTGCGTCTGTTATCCCTTCAAA CCGCGGAACTGTCATCATCTACGTGATGGCGGGTCTCAGTCACACATGCAGTTTCTTCGAAAAGGATTTCAGTCCTGTTGTTTTGCCGTCGTTGCTGAACGAGAACCAAACTATCACAGCCTGTTTCATAATTTGGACACTTGGCTGGGAGATTTCGCTCATGTTTCactttactataatatatacttcGCGTTTCGAGTGCTCTTCATACACATCATCCCGTGTGTTTCCTTAATTGTACTGAACGCACTGCTCCTCTACAATATGAGGCACTCGTCGAAGAGGGGGACGCAGTATCTGCGACAGAACAAGACGTCAGAATGCCAGAAATTGAAAGATAGCAACCGCACCACCCTGATGCTCGTGTCAGTAGTGGGGATTTTTATGTTGGTTGAATTGCCGGGCGCAATATTGATGGTTATATGGATGGTTAACAACACACTTGGTATTAGAGTTATTGAGCAGCTGACCTTGCAAATAGCAGATATCTTTATAAGGTTATCTGTTTTTATGACCTGCCCGCTAAACATTGTAATCTATTGTGGAATGAGTAGGACATTTCGCCAGACATTCAAGAGTTTGTTCACGGGTCGTACTTACTAG